In one window of Caballeronia sp. TF1N1 DNA:
- the aroQ gene encoding type II 3-dehydroquinate dehydratase, translated as MAKILTLHGVNLNMFGKRDPKQYGTATLAQIDEQLQALGKELGVEVESYQTNIEGEMCARIHKAFEDKVDAIIINAGAWTHYSYGIRDALAILTVPIVEVHMSHVHAREEFRHKSVFAEVAKGQISGFGVDSYLLGLRAAVAAIK; from the coding sequence ATGGCAAAGATCCTCACGCTGCATGGCGTCAATCTCAACATGTTCGGCAAGCGCGACCCCAAGCAGTACGGCACGGCCACGCTCGCGCAGATTGACGAACAGTTGCAAGCGCTCGGCAAGGAACTGGGCGTCGAGGTGGAAAGTTACCAGACCAATATCGAAGGGGAGATGTGCGCGCGCATCCACAAGGCGTTCGAAGACAAGGTGGATGCGATCATCATCAACGCGGGCGCGTGGACGCATTACAGCTACGGTATTCGGGATGCACTCGCCATTCTCACCGTGCCTATCGTCGAAGTGCACATGTCGCATGTGCATGCACGCGAGGAGTTCCGTCACAAGTCGGTATTCGCGGAAGTCGCGAAGGGGCAGATTTCCGGCTTCGGCGTGGACAGCTATCTGCTCGGCTTGCGCGCGGCGGTGGCGGCAATCAAATAA
- a CDS encoding sensor domain-containing diguanylate cyclase has product MSATSSLRDSILATPSTTDGPITAAIRASLLSTLVEDIRPLLLSGLSSAFVATIALLRLHALWTVLWLGADVLLLAARVGIVCRYRALSRPDAPHPEPWAARYAPFALLACLALGLGAMACVISGDTVLAALAIMVTAGLLGGIASRNAGTPYLVSAQICLGAAPIGFGALLAGGSFWMLVPPLFLYIGAMGSVVRRHYRTLVALMIAEQRHAELAARFDAALAHMPHGLCTVDAEGKVIIANRRAAELFGSTVEMLRLNISLPDFIGHAGLAKFGETLRAQLVERCALWLKDGQGALELNLADGRQLELCRNAVPDGSAVIIIEDVTERRRSEARLLHWAHHDSLTGLPNRRYLGDHAERLMANGAGREKVMVMYVDLDGFKRVNDTHGHNAGDELLTQAADRLRNAMRRGELVARLGGDEFAIVATYIARTSGAAFARRIIGDLSAPYELDDGGIARVGVSVGIALARRGELFESALKRADAALYEAKREQRGTYRFAAGDEDLFQVDAHAEAHREG; this is encoded by the coding sequence ATGTCAGCCACTTCGTCCTTGCGCGATTCCATTTTGGCCACGCCTTCGACCACGGACGGACCGATCACGGCGGCCATTCGCGCGTCGCTGCTATCCACCCTCGTCGAGGACATTCGGCCGCTTCTGCTCTCCGGTCTTTCCAGCGCTTTCGTCGCGACGATCGCGCTCTTGCGTCTGCATGCGCTCTGGACCGTGCTCTGGCTCGGCGCCGATGTGCTGTTGCTCGCGGCGCGCGTCGGTATCGTGTGCCGGTATCGCGCGTTGAGCCGCCCGGACGCGCCGCATCCCGAGCCCTGGGCCGCGCGCTATGCGCCCTTCGCGCTCCTTGCGTGTCTCGCGCTGGGACTCGGCGCGATGGCCTGCGTCATCTCCGGCGATACCGTGCTGGCCGCGCTCGCGATCATGGTGACGGCGGGATTGCTCGGCGGCATCGCATCGCGCAATGCGGGCACGCCGTATCTCGTCAGCGCGCAGATTTGCCTCGGCGCGGCGCCGATCGGTTTTGGGGCGCTGCTCGCGGGCGGAAGTTTCTGGATGCTCGTGCCGCCGCTTTTCCTGTATATCGGCGCGATGGGTTCGGTCGTGCGCCGCCACTATCGCACGCTCGTCGCGCTGATGATCGCGGAGCAGCGTCACGCCGAACTCGCCGCGCGCTTCGACGCCGCCCTCGCCCACATGCCGCACGGCCTTTGCACCGTCGATGCGGAAGGCAAGGTGATCATCGCCAATCGACGGGCGGCGGAACTGTTCGGCTCGACCGTCGAGATGCTGCGGCTGAATATATCGTTGCCGGATTTCATCGGCCATGCGGGACTCGCGAAGTTCGGCGAGACCTTGCGTGCGCAACTGGTCGAACGTTGCGCGCTGTGGCTGAAAGACGGGCAAGGCGCGCTCGAACTGAATCTCGCCGATGGCCGGCAACTCGAACTTTGCCGCAACGCGGTGCCGGACGGCAGCGCGGTGATCATCATCGAGGACGTGACGGAGCGGCGCCGCTCGGAAGCGCGGCTTCTGCATTGGGCGCATCACGATTCGCTCACGGGACTGCCCAACCGCCGCTATCTCGGCGATCACGCCGAACGGCTGATGGCGAACGGCGCGGGCCGCGAGAAGGTCATGGTGATGTATGTCGATCTCGACGGCTTCAAGCGCGTCAACGACACGCACGGCCACAACGCGGGCGACGAGCTGCTGACCCAGGCCGCCGACCGCCTGCGTAACGCGATGCGGCGCGGCGAGCTGGTCGCGCGGCTCGGCGGCGACGAGTTCGCCATCGTGGCGACTTACATTGCGCGAACGTCGGGTGCGGCATTCGCGCGGCGCATCATCGGCGATCTGTCGGCGCCTTACGAACTCGACGATGGCGGTATTGCGCGCGTGGGCGTGAGCGTCGGTATCGCGCTGGCGCGACGCGGCGAGTTGTTCGAGAGCGCCCTGAAACGCGCGGATGCGGCGCTCTACGAAGCGAAGCGCGAGCAACGCGGCACCTACCGGTTCGCGGCAGGCGACGAGGATCTGTTTCAGGTCGATGCGCACGCGGAAGCGCATCGCGAAGGTTGA